Genomic DNA from Telopea speciosissima isolate NSW1024214 ecotype Mountain lineage chromosome 2, Tspe_v1, whole genome shotgun sequence:
AAAAACATACAGAGAAAAAACAGGGGAAAACCTCAACATAATattgaaaagtaaaaaatgatAATACCTTGCTGCAGTCAAGAAACCAAGAGATATCATCATCTCCCACCCATTGATATTGAGGCTGTGTGATATACAAATGAAAAAGACAAATCAAGCCAGGAAtgggaaaaggggaagaaaatagaaaaatatggAAGATAGAATATTAGAATTACCAGATAGCCAGAGCATCAATGGCAACTTCAGCATTTTTCATATTCCCTGTTAAAAGAACTAAGATTGTGTTGTACCAAAGCTCGAGACTGTTGACAAAAAACAAGGtaataagaaaatatatcatttatcattattttgtttagttttttttttttttttttggtggtaaaaAAACAGAGATATATGGTTTTCCTATAGATGTTGCCCTTTTTAGGACAAATAGTTTTACCATAGATGAAAAAAATATACTAGTTCTTTCACGGAACCACCTAACTACTTATTGCAACCAATTTGCAGAATGAAAGCAATAACTCTGCAAGATTATGAGTCTGTTTGATCGGACCAcacaacttaaaaaaaaaaaaagtattagtaataataataagaataatgGGAACATTGACCATATTGAATAAGAGAGAGGAAATTTTATATACAGCCATTGATTACTCTAAAGAACATACAACCATTGATGTAAACTCTAAAATAAAATTGCAGATAAgatttgacttatgttcatatATAGTGAATAGAGTCAAGTAGAGTTGCAGTTTAAAAATGTTGCAGGGAGTCGGAAATAAATACTGTCAACATTGCAAGACAATTTGATATGGTAGTTCATGAGCTATTTTACACCTCTCCTTAGAATATTCACTGATATAGATATAGAAGGAAGCATACCAGAGCATAGCACCAGATGACAGTGAGAGCTTGATGACTGGCCAGAGATCCTTGAaagcaagaagagaaaaaccATTCCATGTTTCAGGACAGCCTCCACAAGTAACAAACATAAACTGACCCACATTTGGAATCCAAAACGCTAAGATTGTTGATATCATTGCACCAGGAAGTCCATATTTGTACTTCACTGTTAAAAGCCATGACAAAAAGAGGTGGATTGCAAGCGCAGCTGCTGCCAAGTATGCAATGATCAAGTTTTTGCTCTGTGCAGACAGATACATTTGGCAGGTGAAGGATATGATGAATGAAAACGTCACAGGTATGAACCACCGTGCTATTGTCCCCGCTACCTCCGCAATATGGTCTTCTTGGCCTAATAGCTTTAGAATTGGagttgtgaagaagaagaagggaagaagaaatagtgAACAAATGAACAGAACAATCCATGATCTTTGAAGGTAGATGCCTAACATATGGTATTGCCCTGCTCCATATGCTTGCCCGCACAAAGTTTCTAGTGCACTGGCCATGCCCAACTGCACATGCCAAACAGAAATCAGccttatattttaaaaaaggaGTGGATAGCAAGGTTCATGGATGATTTCAAATAATCATTTTATGGATGTTCGACATTCATTAGCAAAGGTCAGGGAGTACATTTTAACATAATCCTGAAGCCATACTCTTGCTGTTAAGCCATGCAGAACCACTACTATGATTTCTTCTCCAATGTATTACAAAGAATAAATATGCCACTATCCATTTAGAATTGGTGGACCATTCATTAAATGGCACAAACAAGCAGTTTGCTTCTTGGATTCTCCTTATCCATACTGTCTGTAAGCTATAATATTTAGATTTAATGTAAGTTATGTACAGCAGCATAGCTCTCATGTTACtttttgcctttctttttttacATAGGCCAGTTAAGACAGGAAATCATCTGACGCACATGCAAAcccacattttttatttttttggagaagGAACCTAGACCACTAGACCAAGTGACAATCAGTCTAGGAGGCCATTCCTAGATAGTCATCAATACCTACTTTGTGGATTGATGATTTGGTCGTTCGACTGTTCGATGGATTAGTAGGGAATTCCTTGCATAGGTCACATGTCAATTTAGTGACATATCTTAACTCAGTGGCCTACCCATGTGTGGGGTTTCTCATTGTTTTTTCAATTGTCCCTGCTCATCATTGTTCTTCAACAAAATTGAAATTCTGAAACAATTTTCAAAGCAATATCCTGATGCGTGATAATGTTGGATTCATTCCTATCCGTATCGAATAGAACATGCTGAGCAAAATCTTCTTCATGTAAAACCTGCTCGATTTAGATCAGGAAAATGGTACAGATTTTATGAATCATGTGCTATGGCTCAAATCCATAGTCAATCCTATTTCCGATAGGAGCAGTTGACACTTGAATCccattttttccattattttcgTATCCATAACAGTACGAAAAGAAGGCCCCGGCTCCAAGTTGTTCAGGAATAGCAGTGTTGAGTTTCTCAACCATTTGACGTGGACAACATATTCACGAAATTCGAGACCCACCAAACACTGCCATATTGGATGCAAAGATTAattttttctccccctccccaactTTGGCCAGGTCCATGTGAAGTTATGAATGCAACTTGATAGAGTCCTCTACTGGATCAAAGTGCTTATAGCAATATAACTTATAGCTAATTTTAAGCCAAATGTCCAAACGAGAGAATATTAAGCCAAAATCTTGATCCAGGCCCCAATTTCAACCTGCATAGACATATGTTACCTAATGCTCTTTCACCAGCAGCTGCAGCTCTTTCAAACCAAATTCAAGGAGGTGGCAAAGAAGCAATGAGGAACATAGCAGCTAAGGACCCTCTCCGCCTCCCTTTAGTGAATCTTCACATCTGATCATGGGACAGCCATTCTAATGAATGCATAAAATGATAAAACTACACATGAGCAAGGTTAAGAAATGCCAAAGACAAAAGACATTAATGCCTACACTCAGACAATGATATTCTGTATCCTTTCTTCCTGTACTCAATTTGCCCCACAACCTAGAGCCCTGTTTGATGTGCTTCTACCATATGTTGGTCCCAATCTTTTCTGGGGTATTCTCTTCAGGTGTGCAGTAGAGTATGGAAAAACCGTGTATTGATTTGCCAAACTGTGCCTATATGGTGCGTCAAATTTCAAgcatcctcccccccccccccttttattttccAGTATCCCACTCCCAACCCTGTCATTCTAATAGGATGGACAGCCAACCTGAGTCAGTCTGACCACTATATACAGCCCAATAAATTGCATGATAGTGTTACTAGTGTTTGTCTGTGATGACACTGACAACTATGTTTTTCCTAAATTACTGTACCTAAAACCCAAGCCCAGTATCAACATGACCTGGCCCCAAAAGCTTACTGTTATGGTCAGTCCCACTGCCCATTTATAGAGTTGCCAATTGCCACTTACAGTCTGCGTCACAACTCACAAGCCCAACTTCAATTGAGCTTTCCGGTtcctagaattttttttgggcctTTAATAAATCCACTCCAAATCACAAGGTCAGAAAGAGCACCCTAGTGGAACTTTCATAAATATGAAATTGCGATTTGGGAAATCTTTTGATATTTTTCCCTTCTCCATGATAGGGCAGGGTGACAGAGAGGGTCAATGTGTTTTTGAAATGCCAAAACAGTAATAAATAATGGTGTGTACTGTGTGCATCCTTTCCCCTAAATAACAAAGGATAAATCTGCTTGTAGCCAAATTAGTTACAACAATTATTATAACCAACTTTCATTGCCGCCATTACCCTTGACTACATCAATTAATATTCTTTTTATGTGGGATCATATGTAATTGCACTTGGAGGTTTGAGTCTTTGACGACACTGTCTCTGCCCTTTCCCTTGTCTCCCACTTCCACAACTATTGCAGACAAACAGAGAGAATGCAGAAAATGGCTAGATCACAAAGATATGAAAGCACAGAGAATGGCTTGGCTGCTAGAGAACACGATTGATCTTAAACTGAAGAAGTGGGATCCCCATTTTTCAAATAGAGGGATAGAGGAGCAAAGCCTTGTTTGTCTTTTCATATCGTAGTGGGATATATCCctcaaagagagaaagagagacagatGAAAGTGAAGAACAAATCCGATTACCTCCGCATCATTGACAATTTACCACATACATTATAAACCATATAACCCAAACCCCAAATAATGTAGAACCAGTTAAACTAAGAACCAACTCTACGGGAGGATCAATAATCTAAGTACCAACAGCAACTTTCAGCAGTAATATCAAGCCTTCAATTGCCTCTCAATTGAAGGTTAACTCgtagaataataaaataaaagatgaataaaacagaaaatagagaagaaggggggaTAGATGTTTGAGCCTCCCACTCAACCTAGGCCTCTCACCTCACATAGGACTCTCTCCTACACTGCTTCACACAGTCATTGGTAAAAACCAGATACAGCGTAAGGTGGAAACTCTAAGGTCTCAATTACATATATAGCTAATGTTGCTaatcagaaaatagaaagtgacAAATTAGAAAGTCTCTATACAGTCTCTTACAAGGCAATATTGAGACTTATACATGAAGCTAACTAAGATCTTAGCTgttaaccaaaatagaaagtactaaagacaaataaaatctaagctaacaactaAAGATtacacagaaatagaaactccaaaatagaaactataaaaGTAGAAACTTAAGCTAATGAAGTAGCAACTAATATCTCCATTAAGGCATGGAAAgagatctcggtcgaaaccaccgagatatctcggtttcgcaagaaaccgagacgagttaaCCAGAGAGTTTAAAAAGTACAGGGTTTCGGttagtttcgaccagtttcgatcgaaactggtcgaaaccagttgAACCAACCCAAACCGGCATATTAAAGTGacaagtttcgatcgaaacaCATACTGTCTCAGTGGTTTTGACACATGGAGTGGGAGTTTGGCTCAAAAGTGTGGATTTCTTCACACCGTTTCTTCGTTTAGTGTATCCTTCAGCGCACACTAGTAAACTtaggtcaataaccacaagtaccattttgagttctttcttctttttctttttttgtgaaaatagttcatgcattgtatttagaatgtcaaaaataggctgtacacaaaaaatcagacctaaaacCATTTCTGGGCTTCAAAACCACAgtctcgagttggctgggaaaaagtaccaggtttcgacctgtttcgaccatatctcggtttcgggctggtcgaaaccctagatttagaaccttgcatTAAGGAAACCACCACTCCAGCAGTCCATATGGGGCTCATACCACTGTTCATATGAATGAACAGTACCACATGAACATTACCTccgttcatgtgaacagtgtttcgTGAACGGTGTTttggtccttttcttcttcatgcttcagTCTACATCACCAACCTGTGGGCTGTGGTCTTTCAATCTGTGGatttgtttataaccaacatAAAATATTTCTATAAAATCATTTTGTTAGTATTCTTATTAAAATGATCTTGAATTTGATAAAAAGGTTTACCTCAGAGATTTCCATTTAGGGGGAGCATTTAGCATCTACACTTCTACGTTTCTATCAGATAGTGTAGACCATGGGTAGGTTTGGTTAGTGATATAGGAGGAGAAGCTGGTTCCCTTAGGACTGGAGTCAGAGAAAGGGAGTGGATTAGGAAAGTTAAATGTGTAGATGAGAGCAATAGTATGTGAATCGCCAACTCTAGGGGATTCTGCTCAAGATACACATTTGTCCAAGCTACGATGTCTGCGCCTATGCAAAAAAGGAGCTTCTGCATTTTTGATCAATTGTTTCTTAGACAATTCTAAGAATAAATCCAAGAGAAGATTGTTAGATTATGGAAGAAATCACCCCATGAGATAGAGAAACACCAGCGTGCAGGTTTGCAAAATGAAAAATACAAGGATAGTCTAGGTAAATAATTTCAGGGGCAAAGAAAGTAAGGTTACAGTCTCCGTTCTTAACCTTTTTGGTTATTGTtggagaaaatagaaacaaaaataaaataaaataagaaataaggcaTGGCACATCACTTAAGACACTGTTTTTAAGACAGTGATTTCCCCCACTATCTTGTAAAAAACAAGATGACGCAGATGGTCTCAGGAATGTTGTCTCCAAGATACAATGCCCTTCACACAAGTTTTGAATAAGATTGCACTTCTTATCAACACACACAAGAATAAGTATGgtatagaaaaaaaatactaaaaaaaagTAGACCTTATAAACTTCCCAACTCAACAACCAACTTGCAAAAAGGATGAGTAAAGATAGAGATTTAAAGGAATTGCATCATCTTtccttggcatccaaacatagacttagagagaagagagggaatgagaatgagaaaaaaatcccaacaaaGGATCATGACAAGTGGTATTTATAGTTTTTGAATAGGCACAAGATCAAAAACACCTTTatgagtagaagatgaagaggctTGATTATGTCTTGAAGAGACAACTATGCCTTGATAGACACCTCTACATAGAGATTGCATCTTTCAAAAGAGATGCGACTCTATTTCTCTTCGAAACTTTCAATCtcttaaattatttaataataatatttttccaaaataaataCTCATCCAATGGCACATTATATAAACagacataaaataaaaaccaatgATCAGATTAAGATCATAGCAGTCCATTATACAACATATTTGGACAGAATTTGATATATCAGACCTGATTAATGATCTAACTATCAGATATGCATCCATAATGATTCTAATCCAACTGATCAGATCTGTCCCTGTAAGGCTGTAATAGATATCCGTGTCTTTTAATGAATCAATCTTTAAATTGACATTCTTATTAAAAATATCATATATATACATTCACATGTATGATTTGTGAACACGTTAATAcatcatttcttctctttctcacaaaaatgaataaagaaagaaacacaaaagaagaaaggtAGGCAATTATTGAATATTTAATATAATTTAATTAGAATGATAGATCTTAAATATAGATTAAACTTTAGGCAGTACAAGCGCCTAAACGAAAGCTCATGAGAAGTGGCTCTAAACTCTATTCTTACAAAAGCAAATCCACCAAGAGTGTTTCCTTTGCACACTTCAAAATATTTATAGATTTGTAAAAAGAAAATTCCTAACCTGTCATATGCAGAGATTTTGTTAGGAACAATTTCAACAATAAACAGAGAGATCAATAATAGGCCAataataaatggaaaaaaaaaaaagcggtGACCACATCTTaataagtaaacaaaaaaaaaaagaattaccaagATACCATTGGCGAACCTCAAGAGGACAGTAGCGACGAGAGCATATGCAGCTAACTCTACAGAGCCGATATGGCCGATGAAGGCCTGACTGATGACTTGGATGCCGAATGTGGAGAACCTCGTGAAGATTGCAGGAGCAGCCACTACCCATAGCTTCTTCCACTCGCTCCACactttcttccccaaatccttCTCCTCCTCATCTCCCTCAACCGCCCCTCCTgatccttctccttccctcctttCTTGCAGAAGCTTCGCATTCAAATCCTTTTccatttcctcctcttcttctgtatttcagaagaaaattctCCCCCCTcacccaaaacaaaatttaaaaaaaaaaaaaagaacccaaaAATTAAACTTAATAATAAGTTCAGACTCTTCAGATGATGATTGTATCTCTTTGATGAAGAAAGATTTTAAGTATGAATTACAGTCTACTCATGTGAAAGAGGATGTAAAGTCCCCAAAAATAAGATGCTTCCCTAGCTTTTATAGGGAAACAATAAATGGTTGTCGCATCGACgattaaaaaaagggaaggtaACGTCTAAAATGTTGAGAAAAAAACCACCTCTAGTTCATCGGGATTATTATATATGGCACCTCCCCTTCAGGGGCAAACGAGATGATTTCAACTGTTTCCTCGTAAATAACGATCACTATGACACGTGAAAAtacacagagagagacagacttaTAACAGAAGCGTAAGAGACGAGCTGGAGCTCACGCACAGGGGATAATCCCTAAAACGAGTCTGAAGAGCTTGGGATTcttagaaaaagacaaaaaagacgATGTAAAACGACCTCGACTCCTATCAATCCGGGCAGTTGGGTTGCATGTGCAGTACGAACGAGGTGATACGCATTTATTGCCTGTGGTTAATACGCACTGCCGCACTTCTGCAGCTACAGCCCAGCTGCCTGGATTGCATTTTGTGATGTGGGACAGTCGTGGTAGCACAGCAGCGGCAGTATTGGTAGGTTTGTTATATTTAATATGAGAGAATATTCACTGTATCGCAGCGAAGCTTGCGCATATTCTCCCATATTAGCTTTGGCTGGGTGCGATTTATTATTAAGataaggagaaagaagatctttatcaaaaaaagaagaaagataataAGATATGGCGTTTGACTGAAGTTGGCGCTTCTTCAAATACTCCTATGCGCATATTCTC
This window encodes:
- the LOC122652482 gene encoding protein DETOXIFICATION 21-like, which codes for MEKDLNAKLLQERREGEGSGGAVEGDEEEKDLGKKVWSEWKKLWVVAAPAIFTRFSTFGIQVISQAFIGHIGSVELAAYALVATVLLRFANGILLGMASALETLCGQAYGAGQYHMLGIYLQRSWIVLFICSLFLLPFFFFTTPILKLLGQEDHIAEVAGTIARWFIPVTFSFIISFTCQMYLSAQSKNLIIAYLAAAALAIHLFLSWLLTVKYKYGLPGAMISTILAFWIPNVGQFMFVTCGGCPETWNGFSLLAFKDLWPVIKLSLSSGAMLCLELWYNTILVLLTGNMKNAEVAIDALAICLNINGWEMMISLGFLTAASVRVSNELGRGSSKSAKFSIVVAVLTSLSIGIVLFFLFLFLRGRLAYIFTNSREVAQAVANLSPLLACSILLNSVQPVLSGVAIGSGWQSIVAYVNLACYYLVGIPIGVVLGYLIHYNVKGIWMGMLFGTLVQTIVLVFITWRTDWNKQVFSY